A window of Nicotiana sylvestris chromosome 8, ASM39365v2, whole genome shotgun sequence genomic DNA:
ttgattgtttgtacttggaattatttcgaagattggaatgacgaaggcaatttgttctgctatctaaacacgcTAACCtttaagccttatttattttatttcatacccctcttttggaatcaataatgaaaaagaaaaaaaagagaaaagaaaagaagcgaaaagagaaaagaagaaattcaggcgtgaactacgtttgacctgattcttgttaaggatacgtaggtagcctcacggctcggtcatagtaaaataaaaagtcaaaagatccccaagcaagaaactggggcagaagttatgattgtaataagaaatgtgattccaaaagttgtaattctaacccatttgaGGTTGTTTTGAGCCCGTTTTATACCCTTTTCTTCCCAAAcatatccaaaaacccacattgctgtccaaagaaagacctcccgatcagtcttcgagagatccCAAGTCAACCaatgtaaagagaattcatatcaggggcgaCACTCCTGTTTAAgcaagagaaataaaaaatgagagagtcttattggtgaaaaccctcatgggcaccatgaggcgacgaaagctgagagaaaataaaaatgagagagtcttattggtgaaaaccatcGCGGGTACCATAAGgtgacaaggaattgaggaatgaacaaatgagagagattTGTccgtgaaaacccttcagggcactacaagccAAACAAGGTCCGAAAGTTGTCGGAAAgtaaaaattgggttgtggagatcttggagcacaaagtaaaacaacTGGAAAAGAGAGTGGTTAAATAGACTACattgattaatccaaaatacaGTCATACAACagtcagataagttccttttcttatctccaacagtcatccaaatttggattttcttctttattcttaaatcTCAAAATCGTTGCATTTCATTACTGTTAATTTTTATTCCTCTAAAGCTCTCCTAAGGTTAGCCTTtttccaacaaataagaaggaatgtcaaagtgtactaccagagtcaaaattgcacaaagcaaaatgcggctaggacatgctggagatagtatgatgaaaagtgggacatagggtgtaagcaaaggtttaatcggtggaatggttcagtaatgtcatgggagatgtaTGATTACGAATGAAAGGTTTAGAAgtgaaaaacaacagttggggatcctgcagttaaTGATCAGTCAGGAGGTCAAAACAATTctcgaccagttcaaggcagtcgGTCGAAGCAAAGCATGTCAAAGAGAAAAACAtcctcagcaagaatgccacaactaaccaccacgttttaaactgaaaagatttttctttgatttgaaatagggcaaagatggcatttgtttCAAGAAGCACCCAgaaaggaaagcaagtaccatgcaggtttgattgcagaattctcaggaccctcctggaaaatcgGACTTAGTTTAAGATctaaaataatcatgagtagcagaATTTGGTATAAATGCACTCCAAAGGATTATAAGTGGAGATacgaagtttgcatgtttgagatacacTCTAGACATTACCCCAGAGGCCTCGGATTTCTAAGCAATTTGGGGAGACTAGCATAGCCTCTATCCCTCGGGCTGGCCAACAGAGGGACCGAAAAGAACCCGTTTCCACTTTACTTCCTCAAGAAAGAAGAAACACCATCTTTTTCACCTTTTCCTCGATTTAattggaaattttcaggaccctcatggataatgggacttagctttaattcgAAATATTCATGAGTACAATATCTAGCATAAGCCCTACTTTTtgaaaatataagttggtttgaatttttcattttttaagatAAGCTTTAATtcgaaatttcaggaccctcctggataatgggatgtagctttaagactGTCTTAAGTAACAAGATTTGACGGAAATCATACCCCCTAATAAATATAATGTAGACTTGCTagagattttcaggaccctcctggataaagGAATCTATCTTACAGATTATTAGACATATTGAGTAAAATGAtccaattaacactcacagatgcgcctggttaccaaaccggggcagaaaattttcttttgttttgtctattttgttgaaagtCAGATACCCATCTGAAGAACAGGGAATATCAACACGGATGTTAAGGATTAAAAGCAGTTCAGGATCaagtaatcaggaacccacctagagaacaagggaaaacaaatcaagtttcaagcaagattggcacaagtattggtaatcaggtacccacctggaggaACGAGGGAGAATAAGCCAAATAAAGGCATTTACGAGAAGAAgatggaccaagtttcagaaatcaggcatccacttggagaacaaggaaaagtagttaaaggttcagcaatcaggcatccacctggagaacaaggaaagacagttgaaatatcagcaatcaggcatccacctgaaaaacaaggaataacggttgaaatatcagcaatcaggcgtccacttggagaacaaggaacaacagttaaagtattagcaataaggcgtccacctggagaacaaggaaaagcagttaaaGACCCggtagtcaggagcccacctggataacagaggaaaggaaacaatagtcaaaggaagacGTTTATAAGGTTCAAAAAACAAGGGAtcacatttcaagtttcaacaatcaggagcacacctagagaacaagggagcacatttcaagtttcaacaatcaggagcccacctggagaacaagggaatacattcaagtttcagcaatcatgcgcccacctggagagcaacggagtacagttcaagtttcagctttcaagttcttattgatatttggtaatatgattcggGTTAACAATCACATATGTGTCcagctaccaaactagggcagaagaattttctttgttttgtctattttgttgcaatcaggagcccacctggggaataagggaatacatttcaaatccagcaatcagaagcccacctggagaacaagagaatacatttcgagtttcagcaatcaggagcccacctggagaacaagggaatacaattcaaatttcaagtagtcaggagcccgcctgaaaaacgaggggaagaagcaattcaagttcgagtaatcaggagcccgcctgcagaacagaggataggcaacaatggtcaaaggaagACGTTTAAAGGTTCAACAATGAGGTGCCCGTCTGGAGGAAAGATAAAGCATCtcaagaatacaattcaagtcagcaacaaaggaacttTCATTGGAAAACACAAGTCAATgaggcaacaagaatcacaagatcaagtttgagaAGTATAGAGTAGatctttgtaatgcatagatcatattttagtctagcttctttattttgtcatggtgtaataacgAGGTCAgtaagtagtagcagcagcaacaacaacagtaaaatCGCAGCTTCATATTAGTCCCAtctaccaaaacttcctgaaaTACAtggacctgattcctttatatccaAGGATAAATAGGAAacttttgaagcaaaggttcggtcaaatctttcaaagaatgcttcccacggagtattcaaacgggcaaaaatcgctcgtatccgctcactttatctttgcacaaaaactcttcatgttttcgggcaaagaggggcagttgtgagcacgtgatttttgcctcatatgaattactccaaaagaatacccaaaattagggttttttatttaattatgtgttattttaggaattactgtgcgattttcctgattgtttgcatatcttTGTgagcatatttaattttattaatgcattaaaaaatacaaaaaatatagcatctgtacttaggatttgattttacattttttggttaaattagtaaaatgttgttttacaaaaatgaaaaattcaaaaaaataaagtatttttgcattttagtgtttaatgtcaaaattttgcgattttcttttaatttggtattaattatgtgtgataattattatttagagataactagtattttaagataatttggatttttatagcttaatttaggatttttaagttttaattttttaaaaagaaattagaaagaaaattgaaaagaaaaagaaaataagagagaaaatccggttttgggccaatttggccaaaagatccccaagcccaAACAAAACCCGTCCAAACCCACCCCAAACAAGCCCAGACCCGTCTCCCATACCCGGTCCGCCCCAGcttaaccaaaacgaccccgttttaattaTATTCAATTAGGATCGTTGATCTTACTGGATCGAACGGTCCGGAATCAAGGTCCCTTTTACAGATTTAATTATCCAAACACCTCCTACCCCATCCCATCTCTTCATTTCACCCCCACCTTCAGAGACACCTACctaaccctagcgccgcccccaaATCCTCCACCTTCTCCGGTGGCGGTGCCGCCTCAAaccaccaccaaattaacaccaggGAATCCCCATGTCTCCATCTTCCCTAATTTATGATTGGTTTCCCTCAAATCACCATagtacttctcgaatcttcaatcgaagcaGTCCGGTCCCAAAATCCCTGAACCCTAGCttacccaatcgaccccaaatcaACACCACATAACCCCCATAactccctcataccaaatccgtcattggtttccttcgaatctgaccggaactcgtcgaattttaaatctaagttcgaaccttaaaatttcaaaatcaGTTTCTGTTGAACCTGATGACATGCATCGATCCAAGCTTCTAGTTTTTCATTATTAGAAGATTGATTCACTACAAAACCGAtgctgttcatttgttcttgataaagaacaaatgatTAGCATCAGTTTGGGGTGAGTCAGAGTATCAAGGGTAAATTCAAGTTTAGTCGGTGAGTTCCTTTAATTTTTATGTTCATTTTTAGTGTTTGTTTCgatccttctttttttcttctctgtaTATATTCGATTGGTCTGTCTTTCGACTGAAATTGTGATTAGTTTTCAAACCTAGTTCTTCCCTTTAAGTTAGTTTGTTTTTATTTCCATTTTTCtagttttcttttcaatttctaaaaaaggGGTTGTGCTCTGAGTTTTTTATTTATCCATTCTTCTTAGTTTTAGGTTTAATTAGCTTCTGTGTTCAATCGTTAAACGTTCGGGATTGCCATTAGGTCAGTAGGGTTCCAGTCTTCAATTTAAGTCTGTTGTGTTTAATTCAAATCAGCATGTTAGTATCGTTTGAATCCCTGATTAGATGACGTGGTGTAATTGATTCAAAGTTTGAAATAGGGCATTCATTGTTTGTTTCTTCATAAATATCAATTTCAGTTACTCAGTCGTTGATTGATTTCTGATTTCAGTTCATGATAAGGCTATTTAGGTTTTGGAAATTGACACCTTCTTGATTCTGTTTGTCTATGTTTTTGTTAGAAAATTATTTGCCTTAATTTGTAAACACCTAGAACTTTAAGGGGATGTTAAATGACATTAGGAACTTAAGGGGTGGTTTGGAAAATTGTTCAATAAAAAGAATTTTACCTAACTTAAGAAGTTTCTATAATGGTGGGGTTATAATTACACTTTGAATGATATAAAGAAAAGGGTGTTTGAGTGGAgataattaaaaaaggaaaaggagatTTGTAATGGAAAATGCACTAACTTGCTGCCTATTTTAGAGGTTATAAAATAGATAAAAAAGGGGagaacaagagagagagagagggagatagGCACTGAGTTCATATACACAGCAGTCTGATAccctgaaataaaataaaaaaagatagagtacacacacacacactgagTTCAAAGACAAGGAGCTCCAGAAATACTGAAAGAGCTAAAAGAACATTTTGAGAACTCTAAAGAATAAAactgtttcattgagttactGGTGATTTCTGAAGTTTCCTTAGGACTAAAACAATTTCTGGATAGTTGATAGTTGAAACGAGTTGAAATCAAATCTGGCTCAAGTTTTCTAGTTCATTACTTGGATTGAAACTATTTTTCTGGGTTGTTTTATTCACTTTCTGGGTTTGAAACTGGTTGAAAACTACTGCTGATTGCCTGCTGCTATTACTTCTGATCCCTCACCTTTTATTTCCTTTCGTTACCAAGTATTTCTCAAACCATTGTGAACAAGTGATTAGGAACATGTATTTCGAGTTGAAGCCTGACTAAATACAAGTTGCCGAATTTCCTTTCATTTGCTTCTTCTTTAATTGTTCTGTAATAGACCTTGTTTATACATGATGCTCGGTTATCTTATGTCATTGGTATGTTGTAGAGATGAATCTATGCTCTTTATGAGTTTGGGGTATtgatttctcttcttcttttgatTCAAGTGAATGGTGCTAATTCCTAGACTCCGTTACTGTCAATATTGAGAAAGAGTTAAGTGATTTTAagttcaagtttttgaatttagcttagaattgaattcaaacatgaatatttGGGTAGTTGAAGTCAAGCATGTGCTCTTAGTAGCCTTTGAAACTGCTTTGTGTCTCAATTACTGTGTAGAGATGAGGGTTAACAGGTTTATTGTTGTTGCAAATGGTAGCTTGTTGATTGGAATAGACTCGATATTGAGTCCTGATCTTCAGCCTtggtttttacaaggtttgggtTCACTATTCTGGGCTATGTGTAAAAAAGAACAAGTGTGTCAATGCTATCTGGGCTTATGTCTTGAGCCCAGTAGCGTATTTAATTGTTGTTGCTGGATTCACTTTTTCACAGCAGATTTGGCCTGAATTGCATGAGAAATTAACGTCCATAATTCTGCCTAATCAGTTCATGTCCACGTAGCTAAAATCCATGTGTTAAAAAATGTTATTTCAAGCTTTTTGTTTCAGATAGTTTCGATTGATTTGTGATTAATTAACTTTTGTACCAAATTGTTTGATTCCCATGATTGGGCCTAACGCTTAGCCCAATTGAATGAAAGATTCCAAGTAATTTGGACGACCCTTTTTACCCGTCTATTCTCTAGGGCGCGATTCGACCTGTGAGCCCAACTTTCTTCGAAGTAGCATTTGCACAAACAAAGGTTCcaagttatatttttgttgaagttaATTAAGCTCTCCTTGATTTGAAGCGCGCCATATTAGATAGTGCAAACAGTTTATGACCCTCAAAAACTTAGTTTAGAAATATTTTTGATAGAATAATCGAGGtgtgtcgtgccaaataaaatatcaaaaatgCATGGCCCTTGCTTAGTTAACATTTTAATCCTaaaattcgaggcatgccatttagcgaattttcatggctCCCATAGAgttgaaaatgcgtagttgctttaggcgcataatttaaaaataccttcctaaactcgggtgcacatttatgtgacccaaatccaaatctcaacgatgttcaAATATGTcaaaaaaccacgggtgcatttatgtgacgtggttcgagatgtgttttaataacgttgcaattttctttaaaaaatgaataaaggCGGTTATAAGGTTAAAAGTGCACATAGGTTcgaaatgttttaaaatcagagagttaagccgaatataacagtggagcgatcgtgctagaaccacgaaactcgggaatgcctaacaccttctcccgggttaacagaattccttacccggatttctgtgttcgcggactataatacagagtcaatcttttcttcgattcgggattcgaaccggtgacttgggatattTTAtgatatcccaagtggcgactctgaattttaaataaaataatcccatttcgattgtcaacttaagttggaaaaaactccctcataCTCCTTctgggggtgtaggtgaaaaaggaggtgtgacaaccgtaattcggtatttaccaaattatgtAGAGTCCTAATTATCCATGTCGTGAGAGTTCGAACATCTCTCACTCCACAATGTGCTTTTTTCCTGCAAAACCTTTAAAGATACAAATttcgaaaaaggaaaaaaaaatatactCCACTTCAAAGTTCAAAGAAACAATTGCCAATATTTCTCCATCAGTAAGGAGAATAAAATCATtaacttttctttagaagtcaAAGATATTTTTGAGGAGATGCTTGAATCTCCATTATTATTGGTATAAATCCTTATCCATTAAAGTAGTGATCATGAAACCCTAAGGTTAATTGCATTAGTAATGATTCTAGCGCTTGCAGACCACTCCACGTCCATAAAGTCCACTAGTGCAGCTCAAGCTCGGCAACTCCAAAGCAAAGCCAACCTCCTTATCAGATTGTTCTCCATTTGCTTGAAACCTAGCCACGGAACAATCAGCGTCAAAGAGTCCTGAAGTTGCAAATTCCTTGTCACCTCCCATTACAGGCATCAGAACACCCATCTTAACTTTGCTCACGTAGTTCTTCCTATACGTTTGCCCTAAAACACCGTTCACTTCATTACTCAAAGAGATAAACTTGAATCCAAGTTCAAGATGTGCAAAACAGTAATCTTTCGTTATGCCATAGTTATGAACTCGGGATTCTTGCTCTGTAATAGGTACAACCTTGGCAGTGATCTTGATAATATTTTCAACTTCGATGGCAACATCGTTAGTGTTGCTGATTCTAGTTATAGAGGCCATACGTGAAGTTTCAGATTGCCATCTTGCGCCTTCCTCGTCATTAAGAAGTATGGGTTTATCATCAAAGTGGAGGGAAAGGCGGTCGATGGAATCATCCCATGTTGCTGTTTTTAGTGCGCCAATGGAGATCTTGTGATTACCATAAAGGATAGCAATGGATTGTACCCAAGTGAAGTCTCTCTTCATGTTCTCGTTTCGCCTTCCTATGAAGTGGCCATTGATGTGAAATTCAGGGTCGGAGACAAGACAAAAATCTTTGTCCTTCTTACCATGGAAGTAGAAGGTAATCCCATCACCGCCGATGAAACGAGGATCTTGGCAAACAGCTCCAGGCATGTCACACCCTAGGTTTCCAAATAAAAATATTCAGTAAATATACAGTCTAGTCAAAAGCatctactccctccatttcattTCATTTCATATGACATTATTATTGGACCCCAATCTAATAAAACGAACAAAACAAAGAAACATTCGACATAAAAGCTTAAAAGAAGTTTAACTCGAgatggagtttaagaaaagaagaAACTTATAAATCTTTTGGCCTtaaaaagcttaaggggtaaaagctttgtgggACCATGACATTTTTGTGATTATAAAAATTTCTCAGTAAGATAGAAatgtattatttattttaaaacatacTAAAAAGGAAGTACCTCGTCTAATTTGAAACGGGGAGTATAAGTTAAATATAACATATAAAAAGTACCTTTTGACACCTGTGCTATAGATTAAGGATTTCATGTCATTTCTATTACTAGAAGAGCTTATCATTAAGGTTGACATAAAAATTGAAGCAAAAAGCTTCCAAATATAAAAATATACTCTCTTTGTCCCAGCTTATGTGAACCATAAGAAACAAGAAATATCATATAAAATAGAATAAAGGGTAGGAAATTAGTAACTTACTACAAACAGGTTTGCAAGAGACACAGTCAACTTGACAACCACCAGAGCAAGAGGCAGGGCATGAAAATTCG
This region includes:
- the LOC104238832 gene encoding uncharacterized protein, which translates into the protein PSSPPPPSSPPPPSSPPPSSPPPPSSPPPSPKPPTPSPSTKKAKCKNKNYPSCYNLEFSCPASCSGGCQVDCVSCKPVCRCDMPGAVCQDPRFIGGDGITFYFHGKKDKDFCLVSDPEFHINGHFIGRRNENMKRDFTWVQSIAILYGNHKISIGALKTATWDDSIDRLSLHFDDKPILLNDEEGARWQSETSRMASITRISNTNDVAIEVENIIKITAKVVPITEQESRVHNYGITKDYCFAHLELGFKFISLSNEVNGVLGQTYRKNYVSKVKMGVLMPVMGGDKEFATSGLFDADCSVARFQANGEQSDKEVGFALELPSLSCTSGLYGRGVVCKR